In the Sarcophilus harrisii chromosome 1, mSarHar1.11, whole genome shotgun sequence genome, one interval contains:
- the GLTP gene encoding glycolipid transfer protein — translation MALLAEHLLKPLPADKQIETGPFLDAVAHLPPFFDCFGSPVFTPIKADISGNIKTIRAVYDTDPAKFRTLQNILEVEKEMYGADWPKVGATLALMWLKRGLRFIQVLLQSICDGERDENRPNLIRVNVTKAYEMALKKYHGWLVQKIFQGALYAAPYKSDFLKALSKGQDVPEDQCLEKVRLFLVNFTATIDIIYEMYTKMNAELNYKV, via the exons ATGGCGCTGCTGGCCGAGCACCTGCTGAAACCGCTGCCGGCGGACAAGCAGATCGAGACCGGGCCCTTCCTGGACGCCGTGGCTCACTTGCCGCCCTTCTTCG aTTGCTTTGGCTCACCCGTGTTCACGCCAATCAAAGCGGATATCAGCGGAAACATCAAG ACGATCCGGGCTGTTTACGACACAGACCCCGCCAAGTTCCGAACACTGCAGAATATCCTAGAAGTCGAGAAGGAGATGTATGGGGCTGACTGGCCAAAGGTCGGGGCCACACTGGCGCTGATGTGGCTGAAAAG AGGCCTGAGGTTCATCCAGGTGCTGCTGCAGAGCATCTGTGATGGGGAGCGGGATGAGAACCGCCCCAATCTCATCCGTGTCAATGTGACCAAAGCCTACGAGATGGCGCTGAAGAAGTACCATGGCTGGCTGGTGCAGAAGATCTTTCAG GGAGCACTGTATGCTGCCCCGTACAAGTCTGACTTCCTCAAGGCCCTCTCCAAAGGACAGGATGTCCCAGAAGATCAGTGCTTGGAAAAGGTCCGCCTGTTTCTGGTGAACTTCACGGCCACCATCGACATCATTTACGAGATGTACACGAAGATGAACGCCGAGCTCAATTATAAGGTGTAA